A window of the Bradyrhizobium diazoefficiens genome harbors these coding sequences:
- a CDS encoding DUF3126 family protein, producing the protein MDVKEVRKLDAYLKRVFGNPKIRVVPRPKKDDSAEVYIGEEFIGVLFVDDEDDDRSFQFQMAILEDDLVDQE; encoded by the coding sequence GTGGACGTCAAAGAAGTCAGAAAGTTAGATGCGTATTTGAAGCGCGTATTCGGCAATCCCAAGATCCGCGTCGTGCCGCGGCCGAAGAAGGACGACTCCGCCGAGGTCTATATCGGCGAGGAGTTCATCGGCGTGCTGTTCGTTGACGACGAGGACGATGATCGCTCGTTCCAGTTCCAGATGGCGATCCTGGAAGACGATCTGGTCGATCAGGAATAG
- a CDS encoding PaaI family thioesterase, with protein sequence MTDAAENLPPGAQLLGREWIGTDESGHAVIRFQAQVAFTNRHGTVQGGFLAAMLDSATGACGLARLSPDLTVVTRSLDTRFLRPAAVGAITARARVIEQTEHDMVVQAELIDAEGITVADATARLRILAKK encoded by the coding sequence ATGACCGATGCAGCAGAAAACTTGCCACCAGGCGCCCAACTCCTGGGACGCGAATGGATTGGCACTGACGAGAGCGGGCATGCCGTGATCCGCTTCCAGGCTCAGGTCGCGTTCACCAACAGGCACGGGACCGTCCAGGGCGGATTTCTCGCGGCGATGCTGGACTCCGCCACCGGGGCTTGCGGGCTCGCAAGACTCTCGCCTGACCTGACCGTGGTCACCAGGAGCCTCGACACGCGCTTCCTGAGACCTGCGGCGGTGGGAGCCATTACGGCGCGGGCGCGGGTGATCGAGCAGACGGAGCACGACATGGTCGTGCAAGCCGAGCTCATCGATGCGGAGGGCATTACGGTCGCCGACGCCACGGCGCGGCTGCGGATTCTGGCAAAGAAATAG
- the cysE gene encoding serine O-acetyltransferase, whose translation MAVHQVNPGGKLATLDPIWDRIRGEAEDIVHREPELATFIYSTVLHHSRLEDSVVHRVADRLDHAAFSGDLVRQTYDEALREDPDLGNAFRADLVAVYDRDPATSRFIDPLLYFKGFHALQTHRLAHWLYLKGRKDFAYYLQSRASAVFQTDINPAARIGRGIFLDHATGFVCGETAVIEDDVSILHGVTLGGTGKENEDRHPKIRHGVLIGAGAKILGNIEIGHCARIAAGSVVVKPVPHNVTVAGVPAKIVGEAGCAEPSRTMDQMINALGL comes from the coding sequence ATGGCAGTGCATCAGGTCAATCCGGGAGGAAAGCTCGCAACGCTCGATCCGATCTGGGACCGGATCCGCGGCGAGGCGGAGGACATCGTCCATCGCGAGCCCGAGCTTGCGACCTTCATCTATTCGACGGTGCTGCACCACAGCCGCCTCGAGGATTCGGTGGTCCACCGCGTCGCCGACCGGCTCGATCACGCCGCGTTCTCCGGCGATCTGGTGCGCCAGACCTATGACGAAGCGCTGCGCGAGGATCCCGATCTCGGCAACGCCTTCCGCGCCGATCTCGTCGCCGTCTACGACCGCGATCCCGCCACCTCGCGCTTCATCGATCCCTTGCTCTACTTCAAGGGCTTTCACGCGCTCCAGACCCATCGCCTCGCGCACTGGCTCTATCTGAAGGGCCGCAAGGATTTTGCGTATTATCTGCAGAGCCGCGCTTCCGCGGTGTTCCAGACCGACATCAATCCCGCCGCGCGCATCGGCCGCGGCATTTTCCTCGACCACGCCACCGGTTTCGTCTGCGGCGAGACCGCGGTGATCGAGGACGACGTCTCGATCCTGCACGGCGTCACGCTCGGCGGCACCGGCAAGGAGAACGAGGACCGTCATCCCAAGATCCGCCACGGCGTGCTGATCGGCGCCGGTGCAAAAATCCTCGGCAATATCGAGATCGGCCATTGCGCGCGCATCGCCGCAGGCTCGGTCGTGGTCAAGCCGGTGCCGCACAACGTCACGGTCGCGGGCGTGCCGGCCAAGATCGTGGGCGAAGCCGGCTGTGCCGAGCCGTCGCGCACCATGGACCAGATGATCAACGCGCTGGGGCTTTGA